One Bacillota bacterium genomic window, CGAGGAGGGGCGGGCCGTGGCCGAGGCGGCCTGCACCGACCTGTACGCGCTCTACCGCCGTCTCCTCGAAGGGCTGGCCGAGGCGCTTCGGGACGAGATGCCGCCGGAGGCCGGCGAGAGCGAGGAGGCGTACGCGCGCCGCAGGCGGCGGCAGGCCTACGAGGACGCGCGCTTCGCGCTTCCTCTGGCGACGGCCACGCAGCTGGGCATGACGGCCAACGCCCGCGCCCTGCGCGACGCCGTCCGCCGCCTCCTGGCCTCCCCCTACCCCGAGGTGGTGCGCCTGGCCGAAGCCCTGCGTACGGCCGCGGCGGAGGAGGTGCCCACGCTCCTTCGCCACGCCGAGCCCGACCCGGCCTGGGAGGCCTGGCGCGAGGCGGCCGCCGCCGGCTGGGCGGCCGGGGAGCCCCCCGCGAGCCCGGGGGCGCCGGAGGCGCCGCGCGTCCGCCTGCTGGAGCCGCCTCCGGCCGCCGAGGCGCTGGAGCGCTTCGCACGGGCGCTCCGCTGCGCGGCGCCGGCCGGGGACCGGGCGGCAGCGGCCTTCGCCCGCCTGGCAGCCGGCCTCGACGAGCACAGCGAGCCGCCGTCGCCCTTCCACGCCCTCTCCTACCGCTTCGAGGTGGAGCTCTCGGAGGCCGCCTGGCACCAGCTGCTGCGGCACAACCGCCGCTGCCAGTTCTATCCGGGGCAGCCGGGCGGCGCCGGCGGCTGGACGCTGCCGCCGGCGGTGGAGCGGGCCGGCCTGGCCGGCCTGCTGGAGGCGGCGCTGGAGCGGGCCCGGGAGGCCCGCCGGAGGCTGGCCGCCTTCGACCCGGCAGCCGCCCACTACCTGGTGCTCAACGCCGAGCGCCGCCGGCTGCTGGCGGAGATGGACCTGGCCGAGCTGATCCACCTGGCTCGGCTGCGCGGGAAGCCGGAGGCGCAGTGGGAGATCCGGGGCGCGGTCCGGGCCATGGTGGCCGAGGCGGTGCGGGCGCACCCCTTCCTGGCGGAGGTGCCGGCACTGGGGGCGCTGGCGCGATGAGGCGCCCCGGCCCGGAGCGGGCCGGCGATGGCGGCGCCGCCGAGGGGCGGCGCGTCCGGCGGATCCTCGCCAAGCTGGCCGCCCTCTACCCGGAGGCGCGGACGGCGCTCCGCTGGTCGACACCCTTCGAGCTGCTCGTGGCCACCATGCTCTCCGCCCAGTCGACCGACGCCGGCGTCAACCGGGTGACAGAGCGGCTCTTCGCCCGCCCGCACGAGCCCGAGGACCTCTGCCGCATGGGTGCGGAGGCGCTGGCGGAGGAGATCCGCCAGCTCGGCCTCTACCGTTCCAAGGCCCGCCACGTGGTGGAGACCGCCTGCATCCTGGCGGAGCGCTACGGCGGGCGCGTCCCGCGCACGCTGGAGGAGCTGACCAGCCTGCCCGGCGTCGGCCGCAAGACGGCCAACGTCGTCCTGGCCAACGCCTTCGGCCTCCCGGCCATCGCCGTCGACACCCACGTCTTCCGCGTCTCACACCGGCTGGGCCTGGCCGACGGGCGGACGCCCGAGGCCACCGAGCGCCAGCTTCAGGAGCGCATCCCGCGCCGCCTCTGGTCGGCGGCCCACCACTGGCTCATCCTCCACGGCCGGCGCGTCTGCACGGCGCGGCGCCCGCGCTGCGAAGCCTGCGCGCTCCTGGAGGAGTGCCCCGCGGGACGGGCGATGCGCGAGGCCTCCGGCCCCCTTCAGGCGGAGGGGACGGCCGGGGGGGCGGCGAGCCGGTCGCGCGCGCCGTCGGCCGGGGCCAGGAGGGGCACGCGCACCACGAAGC contains:
- a CDS encoding FAD-dependent thymidylate synthase, yielding MEEQDRRLLEPFVSDVEAPVYAIRGLPEEVIAVLFAYASRNPRSFRENLLKLLREDLQAYAGARPLRLDRASEQAAAFHAKWVVGYGHSSVAEHAVVHLGVERISRLASAELELSNPFLSFTEYSQRYQQPRPGDWLLPPGLPEEGRAVAEAACTDLYALYRRLLEGLAEALRDEMPPEAGESEEAYARRRRRQAYEDARFALPLATATQLGMTANARALRDAVRRLLASPYPEVVRLAEALRTAAAEEVPTLLRHAEPDPAWEAWREAAAAGWAAGEPPASPGAPEAPRVRLLEPPPAAEALERFARALRCAAPAGDRAAAAFARLAAGLDEHSEPPSPFHALSYRFEVELSEAAWHQLLRHNRRCQFYPGQPGGAGGWTLPPAVERAGLAGLLEAALERAREARRRLAAFDPAAAHYLVLNAERRRLLAEMDLAELIHLARLRGKPEAQWEIRGAVRAMVAEAVRAHPFLAEVPALGALAR
- the nth gene encoding endonuclease III — encoded protein: MRRPGPERAGDGGAAEGRRVRRILAKLAALYPEARTALRWSTPFELLVATMLSAQSTDAGVNRVTERLFARPHEPEDLCRMGAEALAEEIRQLGLYRSKARHVVETACILAERYGGRVPRTLEELTSLPGVGRKTANVVLANAFGLPAIAVDTHVFRVSHRLGLADGRTPEATERQLQERIPRRLWSAAHHWLILHGRRVCTARRPRCEACALLEECPAGRAMREASGPLQAEGTAGGAASRSRAPSAGARRGTRTTKRAP